One Podospora pseudopauciseta strain CBS 411.78 chromosome 4, whole genome shotgun sequence genomic window, TTCAAGACAAACCACCTCTAGCAAAAGTGACCACTTGGTAGCATATCAGATCCAGTAATCTCAACGATAACCCCCACGTACAGTCCCTCATGGACATCGCCTACGACCACATCCTCGAGTCCAACTTCGAGGACAAGAGCGAGTCCCAGAACAGACAGAACCAGCCCGCCGCTCCACAGGCGAGCTTGAACGAGGATCTCCAGGATGCTTACCGCGCCTTTTCCAACAGTCCTTGGGGCGCTAGGATTGGAGGTTTCTTTGGTAGCGTGGTGAAGCAGGTGTgtgtttctctctctcgggTGGTCAACCTCGGCACAGCTCGACTAACGGTGTTTGTTCCCAGGGTGAGACTATCTATCATGAAGCCCAGCAAGAGCTCTCCGCCGTAAGCCAAGATGCGACCCGCGGCTTCACCGACCTGCGCCAGACTATCATCAACCGCACCCGATCGCTCTCCTTGaacacctcaccaccagccgaCGCCGGTTCCTCTCAGGACACGGGCGACCAGACCACCCCCACCCGCGCCAAAGCCCTCTCATCAGAAGAGGCCCTCGCCGAATCCGAATCCGTACTCACCCGTCTCAAAGAAGAAGCCGCCAAACGCCTAAAGGATCTCCAGAAAGCCGAAGACGCCGCCGACGAAGCTCTCCTCAGGTTCGGTTCCAACCTCCGCGACTTCTTCCGCGACGCCATCCAAATCGCACCACCCACCAACGATCAGGGAGACAACCAGGGCAACACCGTTTTGTTCGAGAGCAAGGATGCCgctgggaagagggtgatcCACACCTCGCGGTTCGATGCGCAGCTTCACGTCATCCACACCACCACGGACAACTTCATCAAGGATGGCACTGGCGCCGAGTATGAGACCTGGGCCAAGGAGTTTGATGTCGATAAGAAGACGGAGGACATCGCTACTGATCTCGCCAAGTACCCTGAGTTGAGAACGACAATGGAGAAGCTGGTTCCCGACACGGTTCCCTATGCGGATTTCTGGAAGAGGTACTACTTCCTCAGACACGGTATTGAGACTGCTGAGGCCAGGCGTAGGGACTTGCTCAAGGGTAAGATTATGAGCCCACCTGTCCACTTGGAAACTTGTACTTATGCTAACATGAACCAGCTGCCTCGGCTGAAGAGGAAGTTGGCTGGGACGAGGACTCttccgaagaagaagaggaggaggaggattccagcgaggaggagtccagtgatgaggaggagtcgGCCCCCGCCAAACCTGCCATTGCCAAACCTGTGCCTACTGCTGAGGCCAAGCGCCCTGGTTCTTCAAACTCTGCCTCCACGATCAACCCTACTACCACTGCTGCCAAGCCGGCAGAGCCTCGCAAATCTGACGACAGGAAATCGATGGCGGATAGTGACACCAGCTACGATGTTGTCGGCGCCGCGTCTGGTGTACCCAGTCAGGCGCCCAACAGTCCCAAGGACGCGAAGAAGCTCGATGACAGTGATGgcagtgatgaggaggattggGAGTAGGAAGCCAGATTGGGAGTCAGCATTTGAGAGATGTCACAGCAGGAAACATGGATGGACGGCGTTTGATTTGTTGAATAACTTTTGGGTTTATCGCTTTGCTAGTTGGCGGAGTTTATAATGGGTATTTTCACTCTGCAACATCAAGGGGCCAGAATATTTTGTTGCTTGTCCGGAAATTCTGTTATAGTGTCTTCAACGTTTGGAAGCTCTCTTTTCCATAGCAACCCCCTTGGAGCAGACCTTCAACAGAGGTTCTTAACTGGGTATCTCGCTTTTTATttcacccctccctctttgggccctccccccccgtcctttttttttttccccttccaccccatTACCActacctcttcttcctcgtgaCAGTCTGAaacccatcctcatccacctcggGCTCCTGCTTTTCCCTTCTTGGAGCCTGCACCAACGCAGGCGCATCCTCCatatccccatcctcctcctcatcatcatccgtATCCcactccccttcttcctcttggtcCTCCCCCTTTGCAAAAACCACTTTACTCCCCTTCTTTTCGGTGTACCGTCTCCCCAGCTGCTCCACCTCGTCAAACTTGCCCTTTAGACAGTCCTTCCTGATCCTGATGATGCTCTCGGCTACCTCGAAGGCGGAGTCGTCGTCGACGTTGACTTCGAACTCGTCGAGCATGACGTTGAGGAGGAATTCTTCAATGTATTCGGCGTCTGGTTCTTCTGAgggggcagagggggaggtggaggtggaggtggaagtagtaaggggggggaagagctCGGAGACTGCGCCGGCGAACCAGTCGCGTTTGTCGGAGGAGTCAGGGCCGCCCCAGTTGTTTTGCACGGCGAGGGTAAGGGCTGGccagaggttgaggaggagggagatccCGCGCTCGAAGGTGGTTTGGGTTTGCGCTGGGGGGAAGTTAGCATCTGGTACGcaaaagaggggggagggtaAGTACCTGGTGATGGGGCCTCCATTTTGGGTAATTTTGATGTGAAGAAAGAATATGCGACTCTGGGAAGAAGCGGGAGAAGATGATACGACGGGAattggcggcggtggtggtggtgatggtggtggtggtgatggtggtggtgatcgtTGTATGCTGGTTCATGGAGGGGTTCACTCTaggattttttttctttggagCGCCCAAGTTTACTTGCGCACTGCTGCGGGTTGCCCCGCCATTTTTCTTAGTTTGCGACAGCACCTTGATGGATCTGTtctgggttagggttgggtGTGGCTGATCTTGTGCCACCGGACTTTTACTTGGATTCAGGTTTAGCCCGTGGTTGAGACGGGTTTAAAGATCTTGATTGCGCCGGCCATGTAATATATTATCCCGAATTTCTGTTCACTGTCATTATCCCGAATTCCTTCAATTTGCTGCCATGACAGCTCGGCTGAGTGTCAAAGATGCCAAGACGCAATGACGGCATCGGTTAACAGTGCGACGACAGGGGCTCGCATTTGTTCTGGCTGTTTCCAGCGTCCATCAATCAAGAGCTCCGTGGTGCACCGTGGACTGCCGTGACTCCCTCGTCCCTCGTTGCGTATCTGTTCGACGCCTATTTGAACgtctcttcctcaccacaaTAATCCGGGAGACCTGATATcacctcaccccctcaccaccacaaaatgtcccaacaaccaacactCCTAATCGGCTCAACAGGCCTAGTAGGCTCCcacatcctctccaccctcctctcctcctccgtccccgTCACCACAATCTCCCGccgcccccccaaaacccccggcccaaccctcacccccatcatcgAATCCAACACCGACCTCTGgacctcctccctttcctcaCTCGCCCCCCCGCCCAAAACAGTCATCTCCGCCCTCGGCACCACCCGCACCGCCGCAGGCGGCATAGCAAACCAGTGGAAAATCGACCACGACCTCAACGTCGCCCTGGCCAGAGCAGCGAAAGATTCTGGAACCAAAACATTTGTTTTTGTGTCTAGCGGTGGGACGAGGGGTTTGTTCAGCAATTATGTGCCGTACAGCAAGATGAAgattggggtggaggatacGATCAAGGAGTTGGGGTTTGAGCACGCGGTGATACTCAGGCCGGGGTTGATactgggggagagggagcaggCTAGGcttggggaggggcaggcGCAGGGGGTGGTCAAAGCGATTGGGcggtggtttgggaggggggtggtggacagGTTTGcgcaggagggggaggttatTGCGCGGGCGGCGGtgaaggcggtggagatgattgagggggggagggcgcCGAGTAAATACTGGATTTTGGAGCAGAATGATATtgtgaggttggggagggaggagtggaagggggagacgaagtaaggggagggaagcgatgtggatggggagaggaggtaaGATAGGGGAGATGGTATAGGTGTGGGCGGGCTAACTGTTGTACTGGATGGATGTGGCGTTCGGGTCCGGGCTGCTGTGTTTTAACTGGAACCGGTGAAGATTGTATCGTGCTGGGTATCCTATAGGAATAATTATTTTCTACTATAATTCGAGGTCAATCACATCTCCCATGCTATCTCACATTGTACAGTACAGCGTAATTTGTAATTACACCACCACGCTGTGTCACCCCGATAATCACACCAAGCCAAGCAAGACTAGAAAACAAGCTTAAATCCACGTCCGTGGTCCCCCTCCTATCGGGTTATCGTTGGACCATTATATTATTattcatcccatcccacaTTGGCCGTTGTCAACCATTCCCCTGAACGGACGGTGTGAGAGCGGGAAACGTACCAAGCTGCCCCACtaccccgccaccacccacgCCGCGGCACCCGCTCCGGTTATCTATCTGGTCTATCGAGACATTTTAGTGTGATTCCACAGCCattcactcactcactcactcactcactcactcaatCACTCACTCACGCAGACTGATTTGTCTCATATATACACCTTTATACTTTCTCTCATTTTTTGCCAGAGGGGGTGGGTTAACTTTGACTCATCACCACACAAACgactcactcactcactcactcactcactcactcactttgaccaaccaccaccaccaccaccacaccaaaaaTATGTCCAAAGAAGAGATACCAaccggcaccaccgccgctTCGGgcctccgccccctcctcatcggccCCAGCTCCGGTCCCGAACATCCATACCCGTACCGCATGTCCGGCCCCGTGATCTCCGGCTTCGGCCGCGGCTCCAAAGAACTCGGGATtcccaccgccaacctccctGTCGAtaactccctcaccccctggatctcctccatcccatcGGGCGTTTACTTTGGTTGGGCGTCTCTTCTCTTACCCCCCAGCCACCCGAACTACAGCCCAGCCTCCAACACCAGCTGGAGCATGTTTCCCATGGTCATGTCCATAGGCTACAACCCCTTCTACAAAAACGACACCCGCTCCGCGGAAGTCCACGTGTTGCATGAGTTCCAGGCAGACTTCTACGGCACAGACATGcgcctcctcatcatggGCTACATCCGCGACGAAAAGGACTACAAGGGGCTCGACGACCTGGTCGAGGACATCACCTTTGACTGTCGGGTCGCTCGACAGTCCCTCTCGAGACCAGGG contains:
- the TSR2 gene encoding rRNA accumulation-related protein (BUSCO:EOG09264ZDJ; COG:S; EggNog:ENOG503P5NB), with protein sequence MEAPSPAQTQTTFERGISLLLNLWPALTLAVQNNWGGPDSSDKRDWFAGAVSELFPPLTTSTSTSTSPSAPSEEPDAEYIEEFLLNVMLDEFEVNVDDDSAFEVAESIIRIRKDCLKGKFDEVEQLGRRYTEKKGSKVVFAKGEDQEEEGEWDTDDDEEEDGDMEDAPALVQAPRREKQEPEVDEDGFQTVTRKKR
- the FMN1 gene encoding riboflavin kinase (COG:H; EggNog:ENOG503P3XM; BUSCO:EOG092659OC), translated to MSKEEIPTGTTAASGLRPLLIGPSSGPEHPYPYRMSGPVISGFGRGSKELGIPTANLPVDNSLTPWISSIPSGVYFGWASLLLPPSHPNYSPASNTSWSMFPMVMSIGYNPFYKNDTRSAEVHVLHEFQADFYGTDMRLLIMGYIRDEKDYKGLDDLVEDITFDCRVARQSLSRPGWRVKELGDGGQFEGGWLVEQEEEKASL
- a CDS encoding hypothetical protein (COG:S; EggNog:ENOG503NUMU), yielding MDIAYDHILESNFEDKSESQNRQNQPAAPQASLNEDLQDAYRAFSNSPWGARIGGFFGSVVKQQELSAVSQDATRGFTDLRQTIINRTRSLSLNTSPPADAGSSQDTGDQTTPTRAKALSSEEALAESESVLTRLKEEAAKRLKDLQKAEDAADEALLRFGSNLRDFFRDAIQIAPPTNDQGDNQGNTVLFESKDAAGKRVIHTSRFDAQLHVIHTTTDNFIKDGTGAEYETWAKEFDVDKKTEDIATDLAKYPELRTTMEKLVPDTVPYADFWKRYYFLRHGIETAEARRRDLLKAASAEEEVGWDEDSSEEEEEEEDSSEEESSDEEESAPAKPAIAKPVPTAEAKRPGSSNSASTINPTTTAAKPAEPRKSDDRKSMADSDTSYDVVGAASGVPSQAPNSPKDAKKLDDSDGSDEEDWE
- the FMP52 gene encoding Protein fmp52, mitochondrial (EggNog:ENOG503P35E; COG:T), with translation MSQQPTLLIGSTGLVGSHILSTLLSSSVPVTTISRRPPKTPGPTLTPIIESNTDLWTSSLSSLAPPPKTVISALGTTRTAAGGIANQWKIDHDLNVALARAAKDSGTKTFVFVSSGGTRGLFSNYVPYSKMKIGVEDTIKELGFEHAVILRPGLILGEREQARLGEGQAQGVVKAIGRWFGRGVVDRFAQEGEVIARAAVKAVEMIEGGRAPSKYWILEQNDIVRLGREEWKGETK